A genomic region of Lytechinus pictus isolate F3 Inbred chromosome 2, Lp3.0, whole genome shotgun sequence contains the following coding sequences:
- the LOC129275908 gene encoding ribonuclease P/MRP protein subunit POP5-like, producing MVRLKNRYVLGELILEDGKMATEAKLNTYVTQQAIKAAVHQLYGDFGVGAVTAGFNVKYVGQQTNVVLIKIRHRAIKYLTSSLPFVTSISKIPCCFLTLHVAGTMRACQKFLIKHDRRQLKILFKNSKTQAERNAVLDALKRCQVKETAWVEPKDDSDTDDNGSEERR from the exons ATGGTGCGATTAAAGAATAG GTATGTCCTTGGTGAGTTGATTCTAGAAGATGGTAAGATGGCAACAGAGGCTAAACTCAACACATATGTGACACAGCAGGCCATCAAAGCAGCTGTACATCAGTTATATGGTGACTTTGGTGTCGGTGCTGTTACTGCTGGTTTTAATG TCAAGTATGTAGGACAACAGACCAATGTTGTACTCATCAAGATTCGTCATAGGGCCATCAAATACCTCACTTCCTCTCTCCCATTTGTCACATCAATCTCCAAGATTCCATGTTGCTTCCTAACTCTTCATGTTGCTG GTACCATGAGAGCTTGCCAGAAGTTTCTAATAAAGCACGATAGAAGGCAGTTGAAGATTCTGTTCAAGAATAGCAAGACACAGG CTGAGCGGAATGCAGTGTTAGATGCTCTTAAACGATGTCAGGTCAAAGAAACGGCATGGGTTGAACCGAAAGATGATTCTGATACAGATGATAATGGCAGTGAAGAGCGAAGGTGA